A window of Campylobacter pinnipediorum subsp. pinnipediorum contains these coding sequences:
- a CDS encoding NAD+ synthase — protein sequence MDKKDYKQVQNTLVKFLSKYLEESACKGFVVGISGGIDSAVVAKLCKISNPENVNAFLLPTYFSNDENLKDGIKLCSDLNIKYKIINIQNILNNFEETLSGKLDKYSMGNLSARIRMSILYHHSALSNSLVVGTSNKSELMLGYGTIYGDLAYALNPIGELYKTEIYEFARFLEIDEKIINKAPSADLWHGQNDESDLGYSYKILDEVLFFIEKNGDNYELLYKKFKNKELIDNVLSRINRNKFKRQMPKIAEI from the coding sequence ATGGATAAAAAAGATTACAAGCAAGTTCAAAATACTTTAGTTAAATTTCTTAGTAAATATTTAGAAGAATCAGCCTGCAAAGGTTTTGTTGTTGGTATTAGCGGTGGTATAGATTCAGCCGTGGTAGCAAAACTTTGTAAGATATCAAATCCAGAAAATGTAAATGCATTTTTATTGCCTACTTATTTTTCTAATGATGAAAATTTAAAAGATGGCATAAAATTATGCTCAGACTTAAATATAAAATATAAAATTATAAATATACAAAATATATTAAATAATTTTGAAGAAACTTTATCTGGTAAACTTGATAAATATTCAATGGGAAATTTAAGTGCTAGAATAAGAATGAGCATTTTATATCATCACTCAGCATTATCAAACTCACTTGTTGTTGGAACTAGCAATAAAAGTGAATTAATGCTTGGCTATGGAACAATATATGGTGATTTGGCGTATGCGTTAAATCCAATAGGCGAGCTTTATAAAACTGAAATTTACGAATTCGCAAGATTTCTAGAAATTGATGAAAAAATTATAAATAAAGCACCAAGTGCTGATTTGTGGCATGGTCAAAACGATGAAAGTGATTTAGGGTATAGTTATAAAATACTAGATGAGGTTCTATTTTTTATAGAAAAAAATGGCGACAACTACGAGTTGTTGTATAAAAAGTTTAAAAACAAAGAGTTGATAGATAATGTTTTATCTAGAATAAACCGAAACAAATTTAAAAGACAAATGCCTAAAATAGCAGAAATTTAA
- a CDS encoding zonular occludens toxin domain-containing protein, producing the protein MISYVIGNPGSGKTYFAVNRIYETFLKQPKKSFFDKFKKDKKETKKQDEFFYCYTNIDGFKFDLDTRFIQFDFNKFYDDISILHACYLDKKGDKYLIEVAKQYNLFKVLIILDEAHNFFKNKKDEILIWWLTYHRHLSQEIYLITQDLSLINPEYKRIAEFFYKAVDSSKRVFTNKLRYILYGSYKLYAKDEYRKINIDFSKDVFNLYHSGKIKNQSSLIKKFFLISLFLLFVLVIIFYFVIDSMTDDTNKNNTNDVKTINNIDTKNYNLSNNSKHKIIKEYNKSDHDLENLYLYNITCIDSNCFIKKSDVEFPKSFLEFIISRNSALYFTSFKIGSFTNYFFAFKSPVFDVLNSINKGSKDEKDISNSSLFK; encoded by the coding sequence ATGATTTCTTATGTGATTGGTAATCCGGGCAGTGGAAAAACTTACTTTGCTGTTAATCGTATATATGAAACCTTTTTAAAACAACCCAAAAAATCATTTTTTGATAAGTTTAAAAAAGACAAGAAAGAAACTAAAAAACAAGATGAATTTTTTTATTGTTATACAAATATTGATGGCTTTAAATTTGATTTAGATACTAGATTTATACAATTTGATTTTAATAAATTTTATGATGATATTTCTATTTTACACGCTTGTTACCTAGATAAAAAAGGTGATAAGTATTTAATAGAAGTAGCAAAGCAATATAATTTATTTAAAGTGTTAATTATTCTTGATGAAGCACATAACTTTTTTAAAAATAAAAAAGATGAGATTTTAATATGGTGGCTTACATATCATAGGCATTTAAGTCAAGAAATTTATTTAATTACTCAGGATTTAAGTTTGATAAATCCGGAGTATAAGAGAATTGCTGAATTTTTTTATAAAGCTGTTGATAGCTCCAAAAGAGTTTTTACAAATAAATTAAGATATATTCTTTATGGTTCTTATAAGCTCTATGCAAAAGATGAGTATAGAAAAATAAATATCGATTTTTCTAAAGATGTATTTAATTTATATCATAGTGGAAAAATCAAAAATCAATCATCTTTAATAAAAAAATTCTTTTTAATATCATTATTTTTACTTTTTGTTTTAGTTATTATTTTTTATTTTGTTATTGATAGTATGACAGATGACACAAATAAAAATAATACAAATGATGTTAAAACTATAAACAACATAGATACAAAAAATTATAATTTATCTAATAACTCCAAACATAAGATAATAAAAGAATATAATAAATCTGATCATGATTTAGAAAATTTATATTTATATAATATTACTTGTATTGATTCTAATTGCTTTATTAAAAAAAGTGATGTTGAGTTTCCTAAATCATTTTTAGAATTTATTATTTCTCGCAATTCTGCTTTATATTTTACTTCTTTTAAAATTGGAAGTTTTACAAACTATTTTTTTGCTTTTAAAAGCCCCGTGTTTGATGTTTTAAATTCTATTAATAAAGGTTCTAAAGATGAAAAAGATATTTCTAATTCTAGTTTGTTTAAGTAG
- a CDS encoding rolling circle replication-associated protein: MFGVTDNDLKFCQSKMDNQKNYLLNHQFVNNLGEIKSLFDISMSANFSSKYYAEVTNRVNTIYSLSNDNLLSPVFLTITLNGCFRDALKGDYSRFKAKDYKYLPYDVKYKAKNQATLTINDLIKVLNHQWHLFIMRFRKNFKGSQSSYIRCFEPHKSDGVPHIHALFYTDKNNFDFMLKIYRDIFYAPQNLRKNAITKEQIMNNEINGFQTSIYNASGYVMKYIQKTFINVDKTDKLDELSCWYVKHKVRRFITSRTKVPLWVYRKINFISTFKDFHHLNDMKNDDNFFLEWKKEDDYINIKIPRNKEELIYLNGRLEHYIKDNLINSYDFEKQEKKKENLRIKLPDSVDVTINHLSRQAEKNRYLANYNKNKPLNRKKDFELISYYESLDKQNCNLQHLAYTENLLIDRDMSFVSNNDKKHDLNNPLVEDFIIRDLRNYEF, encoded by the coding sequence ATGTTTGGTGTTACTGATAACGATTTGAAATTTTGCCAGTCAAAAATGGATAATCAAAAAAATTATTTATTAAATCATCAATTTGTAAATAATCTAGGCGAGATTAAATCGCTTTTTGATATATCAATGTCTGCTAATTTCTCATCCAAGTATTATGCTGAAGTTACAAACCGAGTAAATACGATATATAGCTTATCAAATGATAATCTCTTAAGCCCTGTATTTTTAACCATAACTCTTAATGGTTGCTTTAGGGATGCTTTAAAAGGTGATTATTCAAGGTTTAAGGCTAAGGATTATAAATACTTGCCTTATGATGTAAAATATAAAGCTAAAAACCAAGCTACATTAACAATTAATGATTTGATTAAAGTTTTAAATCATCAATGGCATTTATTTATAATGCGATTTAGAAAGAATTTTAAAGGTTCGCAAAGTTCTTATATACGATGTTTTGAACCACACAAAAGCGATGGAGTGCCACACATACATGCTTTATTTTATACAGATAAAAACAATTTTGATTTTATGTTAAAAATATATCGTGATATATTCTATGCTCCACAGAATTTAAGAAAAAATGCTATAACTAAAGAGCAAATTATGAATAATGAAATAAACGGTTTTCAAACAAGTATTTATAATGCTAGTGGCTATGTTATGAAATATATCCAAAAGACCTTTATAAATGTTGATAAAACTGATAAGCTTGATGAACTTTCTTGCTGGTATGTAAAACACAAAGTAAGAAGATTTATAACATCAAGAACAAAAGTTCCTTTGTGGGTATATAGAAAGATAAATTTTATATCTACTTTCAAGGATTTTCATCATCTAAACGATATGAAAAATGATGATAATTTTTTTTTGGAATGGAAAAAGGAAGACGATTATATAAATATAAAAATACCAAGGAACAAAGAAGAGCTTATTTATCTAAATGGAAGACTAGAGCATTATATAAAAGATAATCTTATAAACTCTTATGACTTTGAAAAACAAGAAAAGAAAAAAGAGAATTTAAGAATTAAATTGCCTGATAGTGTAGATGTAACAATAAATCATCTATCAAGACAAGCAGAGAAAAACAGATATTTAGCAAACTATAATAAAAATAAGCCTTTAAACAGGAAAAAAGATTTTGAATTAATATCATATTATGAAAGCTTAGACAAGCAAAATTGTAATTTGCAACATCTAGCATATACAGAAAATTTATTAATTGATAGAGATATGAGCTTTGTATCAAATAATGATAAAAAACATGATTTAAACAATCCTTTGGTTGAAGATTTTATTATAAGAGATTTAAGAAACTATGAATTTTAA
- a CDS encoding DegT/DnrJ/EryC1/StrS family aminotransferase, whose product MQEILFYKPSMDNEELDMIKKALSDQNTNIIDDFEASLRKTFDVKYAITTINNAATHHLALSAMEVKRGDKFICSVNAFPSVAQAIRYFDAEPIFVDINEDDFTINPQALEESLKKNNHKKLKGIFVNHVAGQAAMMDEIEEIAKQYDVHILEDANRAVGLTYKGEKIGAKKSLFTCFQIHSQTINPTAAAGFMVTNNDEIAKKAQLLRNYAMVSGLDKSGNMGYIYDVVDIGLKYDLTTLNGAFAFAQFKKHEAFAKKRQEIAAIYDEELKDCPHISLPVKKRDHIYNQYIIKVDKNRDGFAKELLENGIHTSLHYVPIHLLTYYKSKYGLKVNAFPNALKNYQQILSLPIYGALKEEEIYYICEKIKEIAKNRV is encoded by the coding sequence ATGCAGGAAATTTTATTTTATAAACCATCTATGGATAATGAAGAGCTAGATATGATAAAAAAAGCTTTAAGCGATCAAAATACTAACATTATTGATGATTTTGAAGCATCTTTAAGAAAAACATTTGATGTAAAATATGCTATCACAACTATAAATAATGCAGCAACACACCATCTTGCATTGAGTGCTATGGAAGTTAAACGCGGAGATAAGTTTATATGCTCAGTTAATGCTTTTCCAAGCGTAGCGCAAGCTATTAGATATTTTGATGCTGAGCCTATATTTGTTGACATAAATGAAGATGATTTTACTATAAATCCACAAGCTTTAGAAGAGTCTTTGAAAAAGAATAATCATAAAAAACTTAAAGGTATTTTTGTAAATCATGTAGCAGGTCAAGCTGCTATGATGGATGAAATAGAAGAGATTGCAAAACAATATGATGTTCATATTTTAGAAGATGCAAATAGAGCTGTTGGACTTACTTATAAAGGTGAAAAAATAGGTGCCAAAAAATCACTTTTTACTTGTTTTCAGATTCATTCTCAAACCATAAATCCAACCGCTGCAGCGGGTTTTATGGTAACAAATAATGATGAGATTGCAAAAAAGGCACAACTTTTAAGAAATTATGCGATGGTTAGTGGGCTTGATAAAAGTGGAAATATGGGATATATATATGACGTTGTTGATATAGGTTTAAAGTATGACCTTACTACATTAAATGGTGCTTTTGCATTTGCTCAGTTTAAAAAACATGAAGCTTTTGCCAAAAAAAGACAAGAGATAGCGGCTATTTATGATGAAGAATTAAAAGATTGCCCACATATAAGTTTACCAGTAAAAAAACGAGACCATATTTATAATCAATATATAATAAAAGTTGATAAAAATCGCGATGGATTCGCTAAAGAATTGTTAGAAAATGGAATTCACACATCACTTCACTATGTACCTATTCATTTGTTGACATACTATAAAAGCAAATATGGGCTTAAAGTTAATGCTTTTCCTAATGCTCTTAAAAATTATCAGCAAATACTATCTTTGCCTATATATGGTGCATTAAAAGAAGAAGAGATATATTATATTTGCGAAAAAATCAAAGAAATAGCAAAAAATCGTGTTTAA
- a CDS encoding type II secretion system protein GspD — translation MKKIFLILVCLSSFSHAINTYINLLDLMFLTSKYNNVRIIADSEIDVSSYHFVFNGDNDKLSLDEFKKILSSKNLYIDFVDDLYIVTDKEQLKKDLKQIKFNNFIPDDVSKILTLYDINSTFSTHNNTLYFRSDDFTYRQIKQSIKDYDVLPKSATFKLVITETNLNDLYNRGTDLTSILKPLNHGDLKLYVNLLTAPYMSNSNIIKNNSSAYFGVLNFLDENGITKIISSPFLTAYNDNDVFFSSVKTIPYLTSQSEVTNSQSSTTSSFQYKDVGLKISLKPIFLKDVIKVDLSLVLEDLLNDTNTPITSKKELKSSYFLKKGDVLVLSGINKTTSNKYRNGIPILKDIWLLKYLFSVEQEKDVKSVLTVSIEII, via the coding sequence ATGAAAAAGATATTTCTAATTCTAGTTTGTTTAAGTAGTTTTTCACATGCTATAAATACATATATAAATCTACTTGATTTAATGTTTTTAACTTCTAAATATAACAATGTTAGAATTATTGCTGATAGTGAAATTGATGTATCAAGCTATCACTTTGTATTTAATGGCGATAATGATAAGCTTAGTTTAGATGAGTTTAAAAAGATTTTATCTAGCAAGAATTTATATATTGATTTTGTGGATGATTTATATATTGTTACAGATAAAGAGCAGTTAAAGAAAGATTTAAAACAGATAAAATTTAATAATTTTATTCCTGATGATGTTTCTAAAATTTTAACCCTTTATGATATAAACTCTACTTTTAGCACTCATAACAATACTTTATATTTTAGGTCTGATGATTTTACATATAGACAAATAAAACAAAGTATAAAAGATTATGATGTTTTGCCAAAGTCTGCAACTTTTAAGCTTGTTATTACTGAAACAAATCTTAACGATTTATATAATCGCGGAACTGATTTAACTTCAATTTTAAAGCCACTTAATCATGGAGATTTAAAACTATATGTAAATCTTTTAACTGCTCCATATATGAGTAATTCAAACATTATAAAAAATAATTCTTCTGCTTATTTTGGTGTTTTAAATTTTCTTGATGAGAATGGTATTACTAAGATTATATCAAGCCCGTTTTTAACCGCTTATAATGATAATGATGTCTTTTTTAGCTCAGTTAAAACAATTCCTTATCTAACTTCACAAAGCGAAGTAACAAACTCTCAAAGTTCTACTACTTCATCATTTCAGTATAAAGATGTCGGATTAAAGATAAGTTTAAAACCTATATTCCTAAAAGATGTTATTAAGGTTGATTTGTCCTTAGTATTAGAAGATTTATTAAATGATACTAATACACCTATCACATCAAAAAAAGAGCTTAAAAGCTCATATTTCCTTAAAAAAGGCGATGTTTTAGTCCTTAGTGGAATTAATAAAACAACTTCTAATAAATACCGCAATGGAATACCAATTTTAAAAGATATTTGGCTTTTAAAATATCTTTTTTCAGTAGAGCAAGAAAAGGATGTTAAAAGTGTTTTGACTGTTAGTATTGAAATTATTTAA
- a CDS encoding tyrosine-type recombinase/integrase — translation MNFNKLFDTYVSFYECILSYSTLRSDIATYNKHFRNDLGLRDVESIKFIDIQLFCNSLIKQEYKIKTIKNILVKLRVIFKFAIKMELIEKNPCDFVELPKFDNKIYFDYPISTQKKIIKAIVLNNSETCDIFFFLLHGRRKNEVLSLKWDDVNLKNKTYTIPYKINKAKKDMIYKMSEDLYNRLYKRYIEAKKNNKLDSYVFINPNTNNKYQDLRRSWKTLLKSNNLPKIRLHDIRHLVASYSINYLKLPIEQVSFTLGHTNITTTQRYITNKVEKSSETIENLINSVM, via the coding sequence ATGAATTTTAATAAATTATTTGATACTTATGTAAGCTTTTATGAGTGTATATTAAGCTATTCAACTTTAAGAAGTGATATAGCTACATATAATAAACACTTTCGTAATGATTTAGGCTTAAGAGATGTGGAAAGTATAAAATTTATAGATATACAATTATTTTGTAATTCATTAATTAAGCAAGAATATAAGATTAAAACTATCAAAAATATACTTGTTAAATTAAGAGTTATATTTAAATTTGCTATCAAAATGGAATTAATAGAAAAAAATCCCTGCGACTTTGTAGAGCTTCCAAAGTTCGATAATAAAATCTATTTTGATTATCCTATATCAACACAAAAGAAGATAATAAAAGCTATTGTATTAAATAATAGTGAAACTTGCGATATATTCTTTTTCCTTTTGCACGGAAGAAGGAAAAACGAAGTTTTATCTTTAAAATGGGATGATGTAAATTTAAAGAATAAAACATATACAATACCTTATAAAATTAACAAAGCTAAAAAAGATATGATATATAAAATGAGTGAAGATTTATATAATAGATTATATAAAAGATACATTGAAGCTAAGAAAAATAATAAGCTTGATAGCTATGTTTTTATAAATCCAAATACAAATAATAAATATCAGGATTTGCGAAGAAGTTGGAAAACATTACTTAAAAGCAATAATTTACCAAAAATTAGGCTTCACGATATAAGACATTTAGTTGCTAGTTACTCAATTAATTATTTAAAATTACCAATAGAGCAGGTATCTTTTACGCTAGGTCATACAAATATAACCACAACACAAAGATATATAACAAATAAAGTAGAAAAATCAAGTGAAACAATAGAAAATTTAATTAATTCAGTTATGTGA
- a CDS encoding MBL fold metallo-hydrolase — protein sequence MVVFLKPFGPYQTNCYILKDNNKEIIIDPGEGSYSWVMNNVKDPRAILLTHGHFDHIYDATVLKRELKIPIFIHKLDAFMLRSDKDFCGYECCEADFMIDEGEYKFGGFKFKFLHFPGHTPGCCMIQIENLMFSGDFLFKESVGRWDFEYSSRSDMLKSLIKSKNLQGNFNMYPGHGLATTWEKEKENIDVYIRYVQRS from the coding sequence ATGGTAGTTTTTCTTAAGCCATTTGGCCCATACCAAACAAATTGCTATATATTAAAAGACAATAATAAGGAAATTATAATAGATCCTGGCGAAGGTTCTTATAGTTGGGTTATGAATAACGTCAAAGATCCTCGTGCTATACTATTAACACATGGTCATTTTGATCATATTTATGATGCAACTGTTTTAAAAAGAGAGCTTAAAATACCTATCTTTATACACAAATTAGATGCATTTATGCTAAGAAGTGATAAAGATTTTTGTGGATATGAGTGTTGTGAAGCTGATTTTATGATAGATGAAGGCGAATATAAATTTGGAGGCTTTAAGTTTAAATTTCTACATTTTCCAGGCCATACACCAGGGTGTTGTATGATACAGATAGAAAATTTAATGTTTAGCGGAGATTTTTTATTTAAAGAAAGTGTTGGTAGATGGGATTTTGAATACTCAAGCAGAAGCGATATGCTAAAAAGTCTTATAAAAAGCAAAAATTTGCAAGGAAATTTTAATATGTACCCTGGTCATGGGCTAGCAACAACATGGGAAAAAGAGAAAGAAAATATAGATGTTTATATAAGATATGTTCAAAGAAGTTAA
- a CDS encoding restriction endonuclease yields the protein MKSLITKLKSFFDTKEKSNKDIIIEQVKKIREEKQLNEIQEKNEVEEIQEIKQENQVKTNQEKRVFGLAKSRKDNKESNYQKGRKYELYIKNFFENKEYKVYPKGYIEKRKDGGIDLIAYKNNEMALIQCKNWTNPPKQKELKVFVINCDLYINQNKDKIKDKTIRKLFITSNSKQDYGVKCFLEEYNKQNDIKIEYIIINTED from the coding sequence ATGAAATCATTAATCACAAAATTAAAAAGCTTTTTTGACACAAAAGAAAAATCAAACAAAGATATAATAATAGAACAAGTAAAGAAAATCAGAGAAGAAAAACAATTAAACGAAATTCAAGAAAAAAACGAAGTTGAAGAAATTCAAGAAATAAAGCAAGAAAATCAAGTAAAAACAAATCAAGAAAAAAGAGTGTTTGGATTAGCTAAATCAAGAAAAGATAATAAAGAAAGTAATTATCAAAAGGGTAGAAAATACGAATTATATATTAAAAATTTCTTTGAGAACAAAGAATATAAAGTATATCCAAAAGGATATATTGAAAAAAGAAAAGATGGCGGTATAGATTTAATAGCTTATAAAAATAATGAGATGGCATTAATACAATGCAAAAACTGGACTAATCCACCAAAGCAAAAAGAATTAAAAGTATTTGTAATAAATTGCGATTTATATATAAATCAAAATAAAGATAAAATAAAAGATAAAACAATTAGAAAGCTTTTTATAACTTCAAATAGCAAACAAGATTATGGTGTAAAATGCTTTTTAGAAGAATATAACAAGCAAAATGATATAAAAATAGAATATATAATTATAAACACGGAAGATTAA
- a CDS encoding type II toxin-antitoxin system YafQ family toxin produces the protein MIEIKFSNKFKSDYKNLKKQGFDDDLLIDFLEHLKLVDKISLPVLYKNHSLKGDYKGFFDCHLKSDCVVIYRINNNIVELARIGSHSKIFKKY, from the coding sequence ATGATTGAGATTAAATTTTCAAATAAATTTAAATCAGACTATAAAAATCTTAAAAAACAAGGTTTTGATGATGATTTACTTATTGATTTTTTAGAACATTTAAAGCTTGTAGATAAAATTTCGCTTCCTGTTCTTTATAAAAATCATTCTTTAAAAGGCGATTATAAAGGTTTTTTTGATTGTCATTTAAAGTCTGATTGTGTTGTAATTTACAGAATAAATAATAATATTGTAGAATTAGCTCGTATTGGCTCCCATTCTAAAATTTTTAAAAAATATTAA